The Streptomyces sp. NBC_00286 nucleotide sequence CCACATGTTCCACATGTCGAATGCCGGTGCACATGCGCGCCCACCGGCCGTTGTCGAGCCTACCCCCGTAGGAACACGCATTTTTTCGAGTCATTCCACAGTGCCGGGTGTGTTCCGGCACCGCCTCCCTGACCGGCGCGTTCCGCGGTCGGGCAGGGAATGAACGTGAATACGCAGCCGGTGATCCGACTGCTCAATCAAGCCGAATCAAGGACTGCCGAGCCCTTCGCGGGGTCCCTTTCAACACGACCCGACCCCCGCGAAGAGCGGGGTCTGGGCAACGTCTACAGTGGCGTGGTACGCGCGGGCCTTTACCCGGAGTTCACACTCGGGGCTCGCTGGGATGTCTCTGTAGGGGTGTACGTGACGGCCGTTGAATCCCGTCCTGCGGGTGTGCTCGAGACGAGTCAGAGCACGAGGCACCGGCCGTTCGGGGCCCGCATCAAGGCGTTCATCGCGCTCACCAAGCCGCGGATCATCGAGCTGCTGCTGATCACCACCGTGCCGGTGATGTTCCTCGCCGAGCAGGGCGTGCCCGACCTTCAGCTCGTCCTCCTCACCTGCGTCGGCGGCTACCTCTCCGCGGGCGGCGCCAACGCGCTCAACATGTACATCGACCGCGACATCGACGCCCTTATGGCGCGCACTTCGCAGCGCCCCCTGGTCACCGGAATGGTCAGCCCCCGCGAGTGCCTGGTCTTCGGCATCTCGCTCGCCGTCATCTCGACTCTCCTGTTCGGCCTGACCGTCAACTGGCTGTCCGCCTGGCTCTCGCTGGGAGCCCTCCTCTTCTACGTCATCGTCTACACGATGATCCTCAAGAGGCGTACGTCGCAGAACATCGTCTGGGGCGGCATCGCCGGCTGTCTGCCCGTCCTCATCGGCTGGTCCTCGGTCACCAACTCCATGTCCTGGGCCCCGGTCATCCTCTTCCTCGTGATGTTCTTCTGGACGCCGCCGCACTACTGGCCGCTGTCCATGAGGGTGCGGGACGACTACGCGCGCGTGGGCGTGCCGATGCTTCCGGTCATCGCCTCCAACAAGGTCGTCGCCCGGCAGATCGTCCTCTACAGCTGGGCGATGGTCGCCGTCTCCCTCCTGCTGACGCCGCTCGGCTACACCGGCTGGTTCTACACGTCCGTCGCCCTGGTGACCGGCGGCTTCTGGCTCTGGGAGGCGCACGGGCTGCAGGCCCGCGCCAAGGACGGGGCCGTGGGCGCGAAGCTCAAGGAGATGCGCCTCTTCCACTGGTCGATCACGTACGTGTCGCTGCTGTTCGTGGCGGTGGCGGTGGATCCCTTCCTCCGGTAGCTCGTTTTCGTACGACTCGTACGGCGACGGGTGGGGGCGTGGTCAAG carries:
- a CDS encoding heme o synthase, with amino-acid sequence MYVTAVESRPAGVLETSQSTRHRPFGARIKAFIALTKPRIIELLLITTVPVMFLAEQGVPDLQLVLLTCVGGYLSAGGANALNMYIDRDIDALMARTSQRPLVTGMVSPRECLVFGISLAVISTLLFGLTVNWLSAWLSLGALLFYVIVYTMILKRRTSQNIVWGGIAGCLPVLIGWSSVTNSMSWAPVILFLVMFFWTPPHYWPLSMRVRDDYARVGVPMLPVIASNKVVARQIVLYSWAMVAVSLLLTPLGYTGWFYTSVALVTGGFWLWEAHGLQARAKDGAVGAKLKEMRLFHWSITYVSLLFVAVAVDPFLR